The sequence atatcaaaatataatatttataagttTAAACTCCAAACATTATTTCTGAAAGTAGATTTTGAAGTAGCTAAATTTGCAAGAGTATATACTCTATAGTTATGGCTTTGAATGAGCTATTCTTTCGAgttcgtgttggattctctcgatCATATTATGATGTTCTTAGTTTTCGGacacaaattattttatttatttatttattatggtgtttttgatacttgtatatgtccttgatgtgataaCTTTCTggttttgggaataatatgCAACGGACTCGAGTGAATTTTGTTtcacattaataagttttgtgTTTCCGCATTGTGGTTGTTTTTCGTAAGCTTAATATAAGTTAGGGTTGAATTCGTTGATTTGCCCACCCACGAGGTTAAGTGTGACTGTCATTCgaactcgttttgggtcgtgacaaaataaTCCCAAAATTGTCTAATCCATTTAGTTTGCATAAAACCCCAAGCATGAAATAGAAGCCCATAGTAACCCAATAAACTCTGACACTAAGCCCAATAGGCCCATCAGACATTTGAATTGAATCAATTTCTAGAAGTTTATATTTTGTGCAAAGACATAAATATCcctattttaataaaaagacCAAAATGTCCTTGTTCTCCATAGTCATTAGTATTTACTCCGTCTCAAAATAATTATCGTGTTTATCGTTACATGTcctttaagaaaatatttatgtgtGTCTTATGATATAATCTCGAGTTGCTCGGATGTTAGGCATTTTTCAGTTCCAACCTTAAGGTTAAGAGTTCGAGTCACCAAGAGATCAAAAAGGTGAGCTTCTGGGCAGGGGTAAAAAAAACGTACATATTTATATGCCATAATTGAAGTGATTATATGGTCTTCAAGAACAACTATTACTAAGGgtaaaatggagaaaaaataatgaattttatttttaacttttataatgaCACATATTTTAGTAAGGATGACAAGCATTTTGAGAAGAATGAAGTACCAAACAAGCTCTTCAAGACgcgtttcaaatttaaaaaagcGATATAGTCAGGCTTGGTACTACGACCCCACTTTGAGAGGAGTGCATCCTCTCAAAGTTACGTGATTATTTTGTCGAGTTCTATAGAGAGTATCTTGCGTCTATTTTGTTTCAAATGCTATTTAAGGAACTATCATGATTGAAAACTTCTAACTTAATTACCACACAAAATATCTTCATTTTATTCCTAGAATGAGGGTTgagctcatttttttaaaatacaaaaaacatgTCGTATATTGCTTCAAATGCTACGTGTCAACAAAACTATAGCTAAGGTGCACAGGGTCTTATTGTCTAACTATTGGTACTCTGCATCAGATCCTCCATTACTTTTTCGCCAATATCTTTAGCTTTCCTCTATCTGCTACTTTTTTCCGATCCACACCCAAACAAAGTAGTCAGTGATTActaagttttataatttttgtcacaaaaaaataaataaatagtgaaTGCAATCCATCCTCGAACACGAAATACTTTGTGCATCGAATTGCATGAAAGAATGCTTCTAATCCAATTGTAGACACAAACACAACCATTTATATTAAAACTGGTAGTTTATTACATACTAAGAGGAGGTGGAGGATGCATTTTGATCCTCTTtacatttttctaaattttttgtcctttaatttatcaaaaaaattcatcaaacatAAACCTCCCCTCACTAGCAAAGACAACACATTAGCTAAATTAACTTAAATCCAAAATACTTAAGACACAGACAGACCAAACAGTACCAAAAGACCAATACAAAGCAAGCTGAGTTTCTGTTCTAGTGTTTTCAGAGCTTGTTTTTGTACCAGAAGACACCTTTGCCTTGAGATGATTCGTCTTTCTCGACGTAGAGACACTCTTTAGCTTCCCTCCACATTGCCTTGAAAATCGGGGTACCATCGAATTGGTAGTAGTCTCCGAGTAGTGGCTTGACTGCTTTGGTTGCCTCCATTGCGTTGTAGTGTGGCATGGTTGAGAACAGATGGTGCACCACGTGAGTGTCGGTGATGTTGTGGAAGACCTTGTTTAGAACACCATAGTCTCTGTCACAGGTTGCCAAAGCTCCCCTAAGCCAATCCCACTCGGTTGAGTCGTAGTGAGGCAGTGATGGGTGAGTGTGCTGCAAGTAGGTGATCAGGACAAGGAAGCCGTTCACGACTAGAAGGGGTACACCGTAGATGCACACTAGCCAAGCTAGACCTTTCACTAAGGCAACACGGTATAACAGATAACAAGCTCCGAGAACTCCAGCATCAGAAAGGAAGATCTGTAGCCTCTCGCGGTTGTTGTAGATTGGGCCATAAGGGTCATAGTGACATGCAAATCGGTCATAAGGTCTGCCAGATACATTGAATGCCAAGTATAACGGCCAGCCAAGAGTGAGGGTGACTGTGAGTGTGATAACTCTGCCTAGTGGATTGTTCAAGTACTTGGAATACCATCCGAGCTGGGATTTAGACTTAGGCACAAAGACTTCATCACGCTCGAGGGAGCCAGTGTTGGAGTGGTGGCGACGATGACTATATTTCCAAGAGAAGTACGGCACCAATAGAGCAGAGTGAAGGATAAGTCCAACGGTGTCATCAACCAATTGGTAATCACTGAAGGCGTGATGGCCACATTCGTGGGCATTAACCCAAATTCCAGTGCAAACACAACCCTGGCAAATCCAGTAAATAGGCCATGCAATGTAGCAATATGGTGATGGAATGAGGTGGAAGTAAGTGTTTGCAACGTAGTACATGATGGATACGAGTATGAGGTCATACACAACATAGGAGAATGAGCGGATGAGAGACCTTTGAAAGCAGTGAGGTGGGATAGCCTTCTTGATATCACCAACTGTGAAAGGGGGCTTCGAGGTTGGTACCTTTTGAAGAGGATTCTTCTTTACTTCAGTCCCGCCATTTGGAGCAGACATACGACCACCAGCTCCCATTTTCGCTACGCTGCCTCTTTAATCCCAAACCTACAATCTGTATGTTAGACTCTATTCCTAAACAAATGAATGCATCAAAGAATTGAGTTACTATTTTCTAATCTAGCCTGTCACTGACCAAACAAGGTGTGACCCCCCTAATCTACCTTTCATGTAAGGTCTTGATTTAGAGATCAAACCATCATTGGCAGGgaaattatatcaaatcaacaatTCAATCTACTGACAGAAACATGAGGACCATAGTGACGCGGTCCACATAAAattccaaaacaaaaaattgaggCCAGAAATGCAAGAAACATGGTAGGCCACATCATGCACATTGGACCACACAGTATGCAAGCAACAAACACTTTCAGcccataataataatactaataaatagACATATCAAGTCACTGTCATGATAATTCAAGTCCAAAACTTGCAATATATTCCTTCAGCATTAGTTGTTTTCACCATTTCTCACCAACAGCTTCCCTGCCATTGTTTGTCGGTACAACTTATGATTATCATTCTATATCCGTGCTGATAAAGTCAGCATTCGCACTCCTCGACTGATTCTACGAAATACTTGTCACCTCCCCACCAGCAACATAAGCTAGGATAGATGGAAAAAAGTCACCAAGGCTAAGACCTCTCCtacttgtatattttttctagCCTCTGGTTAGTATAATGCAAAAAACATTAGCTATAACCACTTATCTCCATGAATGAACAACGATATGATTATAATTGCATGAAAAGTCAGTTACTATAGcttagaagaagagaaatttctaaattaaatttcaaatcataTACAGTGTCTTAACTATATGTTGAAAACAGACACATAAAAGAGAcgagtaaaaattaaaaacccTCAGTCTCACCTCCCGCTCCAACTCTATCGAATAGGGAGAAAGCGTGAACGAATTGAAATCCTttcacatacacacacacacgcgaACCTAATCAATGTATGTGCAAAAAGAAAGTTGGCATCAATCATTAAGTTTTCGTCACGTCAACAGGAAGTAGATTGTACCTAACGCCTCAAGTATATTAGGCCAGTTTTCACAGCTAAAAAATTGAACATGAAGTTTATTGCATAATAAGAGTTCCTTCACAAAAACATTTCTCAAATGCATAAATAAATAGCTCAATGGACATCTCACCAAACTATTAGGCCcctaacaaaataaaatcttcTTACTGATCCATTATGccaaaaaattaatgttttctCACTAGCTGTACACAAATAATTAGTCAAATCACATACTTCACACAATTAACATCTTGATCAAGcaacaataattaatattagaGTTAACTTGGAACTAACATCTTGATCaagttacaaaaaataatattagagtTGACTTAGAATAGGATAGAACAGATGAAAAGAAATCGTCTAgtgtttgtatatatgtaaatttcatTTCGACACGTTATTGTACTATTTCTAGATCCTTCAAATTCAACAAAGTACAAGATTTATGAAACTAatcaaaaaaagatataattcaACTCATCAACAATGAAGGTTACTTAAAGTAGCTATATGCTATGATCATTAGACCCTCATATATTAATTGATTCATTATACAAGGAAAATTAGTTTTAATAACATCAACAAACAACCAATTAGACagcaaaattaaattaaatttccaCCAAAACTACAACAATAAAATCTTATAGTGGTCCACTTGgatatttacataaaagaagagagagaataAAAATTCTTTTGTTGGTGGTAAGTAGAAAAAGAATTAATCAAACAAGATTTCACAAAGTACAAAAATAACATATCCCAAAATTCCTTCTTTTTAAAGGAAGGACTCTAATTATACATCACAAATCCTAGCCAAGAGAAAATACTTGCTCCCACTGTCTCAATCTAtgcacggagtttaagaaagaacaTTAGACTTCCCGAAACTTGTAATCTAAACATGTCATAACTATTTGTGCAGATAAAATAAccattttatagttaaattgtTTGACTGAGCACGAAGTTTTAGAAAGAAACATATTTGAAACTTGTTTAAATGAGTCACAAATGAACCCTTTTAAAGTCGAATTATTactaaatacaaaaataaaggaAAGAGTATCACATAAGTTGGGACTATGGAGGTATGTGATTTCATCGCGTACACCTAAGTTTTGGTGAAAGGAATCACCCGTTATGTGTTGGTGCTAGAGGAGTTTTTTTCCTATATGGACAAGGCTTGGTAGGTCGTGGACGAAATTACCCGGCTATGTTGGTAAACGGTTATCATAACAGTCGAGATACACACAAGCTAATCCGACCCCGTTGAAGGAACCATTCAAACTATATGACCACTATAGTAAATTTTGACCACTCAAAGGAGCAACACACAAATAATTCCTATGTACTTCAACAATTCATATGTCCCCATCCTAAAGTaacaaataatttcataaaatagggTACATTGAATCTAAACAAATATGACCAAATATGACCAACTACTAAGTCGAGTTCGAGCCATGGAAACAACTACTAATGCTTACATTAGAGCAAACTATCTACGTCATACCCCTTTAGATATGACCCTTCTTTGAACCCTGCTAACACAAAATGTTTTGTGGATCGAACtgtgttttttgtttttaactCTTCAATcactttttttccattttagatttttttaaaaaaatgtgtcaaAATCACACCAACCAAcataaagatttcaaaaaagcAAAGCAAATCcaaattaaatgattaaaagaaaatgaaatcttttctttatataagCAAACACATCATAAAAAAGTTAATTCTTTTTACATTtattccaatatatatatatatataataatgtagATTTGGACTATAGTAGCCACCACAATTGATTTCAACTTTCATCTTTCTACCCCtaataaaacttttcaaattgagaaaaaaaatacccaaaattaaaaaaaaattgtactttaTCAATCAGACAAAAATAAATACCAaccacccaaaaaaaataaaaaccacaAGTGGCTCATGCATGCATAGAATCAAACAAAAGgacaataaaatcaaaatttaaagatgctttactctttttttttttttacagatcTGGGCGATACAAACAACAATCAAACTCGTAACGGAAttagaattttcattaaaaaaaaagttcaaaatataaaaaataaaacacataaacaagctttttttaaccatgtataaacaatataattttccgTCGAATTCATTCTCGCTAGCTCATCATTCaaccaaaatcaatttttaaaaaaatcttaataaaatACACTAACATTAATGCAAATACATAAACACCAATACTTAGAGCTAAAAATCAATTCTTTCCACcataaaacacacaaaaaatcaatcaaaaaaaattcatcccATAAAAACCCACTTTGAATCTAGctaaaaaaaactgatttttccaccaaaaaacatacaaaaataatcaaaacaacACATCCATAAGAAACCCATttcaaatcaacaaaaaaaactgatttttttaaCCATAAACACTACCCAAAGACTAGCGGCTGCggatttcataaaaaaaaaaaccccacATCGAATCAAACACCTTGAAGCTTTATCAGATCAATAATTTCTAAATGTAAAtaaacaaaatctaaaaaaaaaagtgatttttccatcataaacacatataaaatcaataaataaaaaaaacccaCATTAAATCAAGcatcataaatcaaaatttctaatcaaaaaaaaatcttcaaaatcacaaaaaaaaaaaaattacctcgAGAAAAGCAAAAGCACCCTCTTCCTCCTTTCACCACACAcactctctctttctttctctatgaaaaaaaaaaaa comes from Solanum pennellii chromosome 1, SPENNV200 and encodes:
- the LOC107003514 gene encoding delta(12)-fatty-acid desaturase FAD2-like, translated to MGAGGRMSAPNGGTEVKKNPLQKVPTSKPPFTVGDIKKAIPPHCFQRSLIRSFSYVVYDLILVSIMYYVANTYFHLIPSPYCYIAWPIYWICQGCVCTGIWVNAHECGHHAFSDYQLVDDTVGLILHSALLVPYFSWKYSHRRHHSNTGSLERDEVFVPKSKSQLGWYSKYLNNPLGRVITLTVTLTLGWPLYLAFNVSGRPYDRFACHYDPYGPIYNNRERLQIFLSDAGVLGACYLLYRVALVKGLAWLVCIYGVPLLVVNGFLVLITYLQHTHPSLPHYDSTEWDWLRGALATCDRDYGVLNKVFHNITDTHVVHHLFSTMPHYNAMEATKAVKPLLGDYYQFDGTPIFKAMWREAKECLYVEKDESSQGKGVFWYKNKL